The following proteins are encoded in a genomic region of Ornithinibacillus sp. 4-3:
- a CDS encoding phage portal protein: MKWFDRIKASYKGAVAGWKNATSNFKSWAGRTFWGIDNSKLANNETIFSVITRLSNIISILPIKLYQNYDVVNNQASDVLINNPNDNMHGFDFISKMEVSRNETGNAYAVIFRDIRMQVEKIVPIDSAYVTPFINQDDDTLWYQVNGSNGTYYFHNMNMLHVKHISGTSRWKGISPLEVLKNTLEYDKAVQEFSLSEMQKKESFFLTYGANVDKEKRQEVVDNFREFYRENGGILFREPGVEIDNIEKKYFASDTINSEKITRSRVANVFNVPVSFLNDHEGQSYSSNEENMTQFVQMTVAPIVIQYENEFNRKLLTEDERIKQGLYFKFNLGGLLRGDTKTRTAYYQMAIRNGILTPDEVRRLEDEPPAGGNASKLWVSGDLYPLDLDPTQRKNSSKGGEG; this comes from the coding sequence TTGAAATGGTTCGATAGAATTAAGGCATCTTATAAAGGGGCAGTTGCTGGTTGGAAGAATGCAACGTCTAATTTCAAATCATGGGCAGGGAGAACTTTTTGGGGAATAGATAATAGCAAGTTGGCCAATAACGAAACTATTTTCAGTGTTATTACTAGATTGTCTAATATTATATCCATTTTACCTATTAAGCTGTACCAAAATTATGATGTTGTAAATAATCAAGCATCGGATGTATTGATTAATAATCCAAATGACAATATGCATGGATTTGATTTTATTAGTAAAATGGAAGTTTCAAGAAATGAAACAGGAAATGCCTATGCTGTTATTTTTCGAGATATTCGCATGCAAGTAGAAAAAATTGTACCAATCGATTCAGCATATGTTACACCTTTTATAAATCAAGATGATGATACTTTATGGTATCAAGTAAATGGTAGTAATGGAACGTATTATTTTCATAATATGAATATGCTACATGTTAAGCACATTTCGGGTACATCAAGATGGAAAGGCATAAGCCCACTTGAAGTATTAAAAAATACTTTAGAATATGACAAAGCAGTTCAAGAATTTAGCTTATCGGAAATGCAAAAGAAGGAGAGTTTCTTTTTAACTTACGGTGCTAATGTTGACAAAGAAAAAAGGCAAGAGGTAGTCGATAACTTTAGGGAATTCTATCGTGAAAACGGTGGAATTCTATTCCGTGAACCTGGTGTAGAAATTGACAATATAGAAAAGAAATATTTTGCTTCTGACACCATAAACTCTGAAAAAATCACTAGATCAAGAGTAGCCAATGTATTTAATGTTCCAGTTTCTTTTCTAAATGATCATGAAGGACAAAGCTATTCTTCCAATGAAGAAAATATGACTCAATTTGTTCAGATGACCGTTGCACCAATTGTCATCCAATACGAAAATGAGTTTAATAGAAAGCTTCTAACGGAAGATGAGCGAATTAAACAAGGATTGTATTTTAAGTTTAATTTAGGTGGTTTATTACGTGGGGACACTAAAACCAGAACTGCATATTATCAAATGGCTATTCGCAATGGAATACTAACGCCCGACGAGGTGCGCAGATTAGAAGATGAGCCTCCTGCAGGCGGTAATGCTTCGAAATTATGGGTATCAGGTGACTTATATCCATTAGATTTAGATCCTACCCAAAGAAAGAATTCATCGAAGGGAGGTGAAGGGTAG
- a CDS encoding Ig-like domain-containing protein, which yields MPYNIYQDGELIAEGIEEKEYIVEGLTPNTEYSFSVSEVIGENESEQSDPVTITTIYSDVESVAVSPKTNNLIVGATRQLNVTVEPSTAKQDVTYSSTNNEIATVDTNGLVTAISVGQVTITVTTENETDTSIVNVTEPEEGD from the coding sequence ATGCCTTATAACATATATCAAGATGGAGAATTAATTGCAGAAGGTATTGAGGAAAAAGAGTACATTGTTGAAGGTTTAACACCTAATACAGAGTACTCTTTTTCCGTTTCAGAAGTTATTGGAGAAAATGAATCCGAGCAATCAGATCCAGTTACGATTACCACAATTTATAGTGATGTTGAATCTGTTGCGGTTTCTCCTAAAACTAATAATTTAATAGTAGGTGCAACACGCCAACTAAATGTAACAGTTGAGCCATCTACAGCAAAACAGGATGTAACATATAGTTCAACTAATAATGAAATAGCGACAGTCGATACTAACGGATTAGTGACGGCTATTTCAGTTGGACAAGTAACAATTACTGTTACTACAGAAAACGAAACTGATACATCAATAGTCAATGTTACAGAACCTGAAGAAGGTGATTAG
- a CDS encoding phage head closure protein, with amino-acid sequence MNNPSKFNKRVQWEEKRRRQNEEGHWIEEWTDSILGLSWVQIRNIRGNEFIMAGANQVKVSARINTRYRKDIEEKYYELGEKLRIRLGTRIFDIIYINNLEERNVEFEILVNEVR; translated from the coding sequence ATGAATAACCCATCTAAATTTAATAAACGGGTTCAATGGGAAGAAAAAAGACGTAGACAAAATGAAGAAGGCCATTGGATTGAAGAATGGACGGATAGTATTTTAGGTTTGTCATGGGTTCAAATTCGAAACATTCGAGGTAATGAATTTATTATGGCTGGTGCTAATCAAGTGAAGGTATCAGCTAGAATCAACACCCGTTACAGAAAAGACATTGAAGAAAAATATTATGAACTTGGTGAAAAATTAAGGATCCGTTTAGGTACTCGTATTTTCGACATTATATATATCAATAATCTTGAGGAAAGAAATGTCGAATTTGAAATCTTGGTTAACGAGGTGAGGTAA
- a CDS encoding head maturation protease, ClpP-related: MGKGKKNKFFNMKLSADGKSGDIFIYGEITKYAWEEYGEKSAQIFKQELDDLGDVETINLYVNSPGGSVFEGIAIHNMLKRHKARVIAYVDALAASIASVIIMGADQIIMYENSLLMIHNPWTFAIGNAIELRKQADDLDRIGESSIQSYLSKSGDKLEDDKLREMLDAETWLSADEALQYGLCDVIEGANEMVASISDKLFANYKNVPRDLKQNSSVISAEEMAERKKIAEAAAFNANYINDILGGIYQ; encoded by the coding sequence GTGGGTAAAGGAAAGAAAAATAAATTTTTTAATATGAAATTATCCGCTGATGGAAAATCAGGGGATATTTTTATTTATGGAGAAATTACAAAGTATGCTTGGGAAGAGTATGGAGAGAAATCAGCACAGATATTCAAACAAGAGTTAGATGATCTAGGAGATGTTGAAACAATTAATCTATATGTTAATTCCCCAGGAGGTAGCGTATTTGAAGGAATTGCCATTCACAACATGCTTAAACGACATAAAGCACGTGTTATTGCCTACGTTGATGCATTAGCTGCATCTATTGCTAGTGTAATTATCATGGGAGCAGATCAAATCATTATGTATGAAAATTCCCTGTTAATGATTCATAATCCGTGGACCTTTGCAATTGGCAACGCAATTGAATTACGTAAACAGGCAGATGACTTAGATCGTATTGGAGAATCTTCTATCCAATCGTACTTATCTAAATCGGGGGATAAACTTGAAGACGATAAGCTGCGGGAAATGTTAGATGCTGAAACATGGTTATCAGCTGATGAAGCATTGCAATATGGTTTATGTGATGTAATTGAAGGAGCAAATGAAATGGTTGCTTCCATAAGCGATAAACTATTTGCGAACTATAAAAATGTACCTAGAGATTTGAAACAAAATTCAAGTGTAATATCTGCCGAAGAAATGGCAGAGCGAAAAAAAATAGCGGAAGCAGCTGCATTTAATGCTAATTATATAAATGATATCTTAGGAGGAATTTATCAATGA
- a CDS encoding head-tail connector protein — MNKANLLTHVKEYLRIDGDHDNDLLGLLIKSAIEYLSNAGVNEQENELYKLAITMLVTHWYEQRHQSIDGRTSRVIEMGLQTIILQLRVGG; from the coding sequence ATGAACAAAGCTAATCTATTAACTCACGTAAAGGAATATTTAAGAATTGATGGAGACCACGACAATGATTTGTTGGGTCTCCTTATTAAATCAGCAATTGAATATTTATCTAATGCTGGAGTTAATGAACAAGAAAACGAACTTTATAAATTAGCTATTACTATGTTAGTAACTCATTGGTATGAACAGAGACATCAAAGTATAGATGGCAGAACATCAAGAGTTATAGAAATGGGATTACAAACAATTATTTTGCAATTACGAGTAGGTGGTTAG
- a CDS encoding phage major capsid protein has translation MKKQVKLLKLGDFQFFGQKTLYELKQNLSTIGQQLQKTEGELAQKAIDPSASMEDIQALQKSKDDLKARFDVIKEQHDTMEAEQKAKFKQQAQQQKLGLGSVEDPQQKVVEAKAEMIKAVMKNKAIPNDVLQALGDDNSTGGGKFLPKTVSNDIIAEPLVKNKLREISTFTQITNLEIPKINFTLDNDDFISDKETAKELESSGDLVSFGRNKFKVFSGISETVLLGTNTAIVNHVENALQSGIAAKERKVAFVETPKTGEEHMSFYSTENAIKEVEGEDIFNAITNALDDLHEDYRDNATIVMKKSDYTKIVKELANGNATLYGAQPEQVLGYPVVFIDAAIKPIVGDFSYSHYNYDIATTQFERDKDVKTGIEQFVVTAWFDHQIKLKSAFRIAKVISTP, from the coding sequence ATGAAAAAACAAGTGAAATTATTAAAATTAGGTGATTTTCAGTTTTTTGGACAAAAAACACTTTATGAGTTAAAACAAAATCTCTCTACAATTGGTCAACAATTACAAAAAACAGAGGGGGAACTTGCACAAAAAGCAATTGATCCATCTGCAAGTATGGAAGACATTCAAGCGTTACAAAAATCAAAAGATGATTTAAAAGCCCGTTTTGACGTAATTAAAGAACAACATGACACAATGGAAGCAGAGCAAAAGGCGAAATTCAAACAACAAGCGCAACAACAAAAGTTAGGTTTAGGTAGTGTAGAAGATCCGCAACAAAAAGTAGTTGAAGCAAAGGCCGAAATGATTAAAGCGGTAATGAAAAATAAAGCAATCCCAAATGATGTATTACAAGCACTAGGTGATGATAATTCAACTGGTGGAGGTAAATTCTTGCCCAAAACAGTATCTAATGACATCATTGCGGAACCATTGGTTAAAAACAAGTTACGTGAAATTTCTACTTTTACTCAAATTACTAATTTAGAAATACCGAAAATTAACTTTACCTTAGACAACGACGATTTCATCAGTGACAAAGAAACAGCGAAAGAATTAGAATCTTCAGGTGATCTTGTGTCCTTTGGTCGAAATAAATTTAAAGTATTTTCGGGTATTTCTGAAACAGTTTTATTAGGAACAAATACAGCTATTGTAAACCATGTAGAAAATGCATTACAATCGGGGATTGCAGCAAAAGAACGTAAAGTTGCGTTTGTAGAAACACCAAAAACAGGTGAAGAACATATGTCATTCTATTCTACTGAAAATGCAATCAAAGAGGTTGAAGGCGAAGATATCTTTAATGCAATCACTAACGCGCTTGATGACTTACATGAAGATTACCGTGATAATGCTACAATCGTAATGAAAAAATCGGACTACACAAAAATTGTAAAAGAATTGGCGAATGGAAATGCAACTCTTTATGGTGCGCAGCCAGAACAAGTATTAGGTTATCCAGTTGTATTTATTGATGCAGCAATTAAGCCAATTGTTGGAGATTTTTCATACTCACATTACAACTACGACATTGCTACGACACAATTCGAGCGAGATAAAGATGTCAAAACAGGAATCGAGCAATTTGTTGTGACAGCTTGGTTTGATCACCAAATCAAACTTAAATCAGCATTCCGTATTGCGAAAGTAATTTCCACACCCTAA